AGATGCGAGAGAGCTGGAGGAGGCGGACAGCCTGCCTCAGAAAGGAGGCCTTTTTTCCCGTGGCCTCCACAAGGGTAATCGTAAGGTCGGGGGTGGCAATTTTGAGAGGAATGCCCGGAAGGCCCGCACCACTGCCGATGTCAATGAGCCGAAGGTCAGGCCGGAAGCGAAATGCCTTCAAGAGGCTCAGGGATTCCAGGATCCCGTGTCGGACGAGCGCCTCATCGGTTCGAAACCCGACGAGGTTCGCCCTCCGATTCCAGCGCTTGAGTTCCTGCAGGTACGTGAGAAAAAGTTCGAATTGTTGGTCGGTGATGGAAAGGCCTAGCCGCGTTATCCCGCGCTGGAGGAATTTCTTTGCCGCCTCATCCAGGGAGGACTTCCACTCTTTTGCCACCCTATTTGTTTCCTCCTCCTTCTTTCTTTTTTTATTTCCCCCTCCCCCTGGAGACGCTGATGTGCAGCTGTTTGGGGGGTCTACTTCCCAATACAAAATTGCTGAAAAATCTGGTCCAACAGGTCCTCCGACATGGTCTCGCCCAGGATCTCGCCTAACGCAGCATGCGCACCACGGACATCGAGGGCAATCAGGTCAGGGGAGGGCCCTTCTCCGAGGCTCCTGCGCAGACCGAGCATCTGTCTCTCCGCCCGCTCCAATGCCTCCCGATG
This Candidatus Methylomirabilota bacterium DNA region includes the following protein-coding sequences:
- the rsmG gene encoding 16S rRNA (guanine(527)-N(7))-methyltransferase RsmG, producing the protein MAKEWKSSLDEAAKKFLQRGITRLGLSITDQQFELFLTYLQELKRWNRRANLVGFRTDEALVRHGILESLSLLKAFRFRPDLRLIDIGSGAGLPGIPLKIATPDLTITLVEATGKKASFLRQAVRLLQLSRISVLHTRAELLLSDPIHRGAYDLVTARAVARLPAVVTLCAPFLKTGGHLLLPVGPQWPREAETLRRPDLRIEGAMPTSGDRHLLVMVKTDSVSRETPVPARRGRST